The window ATAGGACCACCGGAGCAAGGCAGGATTTTCCTGGGTTGGAAAGAAAACGGCTGTGAGGGGCCAGGGGCCCAGCGCCGCTCACTCTTTGCCCCCGCCGCCGTGCTGGGGCCTACAGAGCCCGCCGCTGCCTCCCGGCCAAGGTCACGGGCAGGCCAGCGCCTTCCCCGCCCGGACCTACGCCCGGGCCCGGCTGCGGGACGCCGGGTGAGGCGGCcaagccccccgccccccgccccactcACGATAACGGCCGGTGGGTTAGGGttgttcagctgcagctggtACTGCCGCTTGAGCCTGGCGCGGATAGCCAAGCGCTCGGCCTCGGCACGGCGTTTCTCCGGAGACACGTCGTAGGTGGCGTGATCGAGCTCGGCTGGCAGCGAGACGTAGCGGCTGGGCCGGTACGGCTCAGCGGCCGGGGGGTCCTGTCCCGCCGCCATCTTAGCGCCCCGTCCGCCGCGGGAGGCGGGAGGCGGGACTGGCCGCGCGCCGCCGGAAgaagccccgcccccgcgggcccgcgcgccgccgccgcgccccctgCCGGCCCGCCGGCGGCACGAGCCCCCTCCCGCCCGGCGGCAGCTCGGCTGAGGAGAGGGGGCGCAGGCGCGGCCGCTCCCTGCCTGGCCAGAGCTCCAGAGGGTGGCGTGGCCCGTCCCCTGCCCCCTCCAGGGGGGACCGGGACCtccagggcagagctgaggcGGCAGGGACGCGGGGCGGGTGAAGGGGCTGCCCACCTAGGGGAGAACGGGGCGGCCGTGGCTTCCCggcccttccccagccctgcatcaCGCACATTTAGGCAAGACACTCAGTCTTACAGAAGTGGTTCATCGCAGGTGGGCTAGAAGCTGCCAAATCCTGCCGTTACTGGCTTTCAGCTGCAAATCCTCTCTGAGATTCCCTAAGCAAGGCCCGGGTGGGTTGGGTAAGCCGCCAGGTAACCTTCAGGATTATTGTGCTGTGACTCGCTGCCCTGATAACCTTTATTGACAGGTTCACAAATCACCCTTGCTGATGAACAGGGGGCAAAGAAAGCAAGCCCTGGCCTGAAGGTTTTGGCTTTAGGAAGTTTCTGTCTCGTCGATATGAACAGCTCTGTTGTCCAGAGAtgcaaaaaatacatgcaagttGCCTTTCCGGAAACAAACCTACCAGTACACaagttttctgctggttttttttttcttctttagggTATGCAAAGCAATGATAGTTGTGCTCGTTGAGCTGAGTGAGTTAATGGCTGTGTATCTGTAATTATGGCCTCATTTACACTGGGGTAACTACAGACTCGGGTAATGTTGGATGAGGGATTACAGTTTACTcctaaacacacacaaaataatatTGCTGACTTTATTTAAGATGCTGTGCTTTGGCACTGCAATAATAAAGCAGAAGCTTGGCTTCACATCTTTATGATTTCGTTCTTATACCTAAGCACTTGGAAAACAAATAGTCTCCTTTTGGTCTGAGCAGCTAATTAGGAGCTGAGGCTTTGTGACTTGCTTCCAGCAGGATGAAATACAAGTTGGATATTCCGGCAGTTTGTGCACCTTGAGCACACCCCCACAGCAGGAGGtacttctccctctctccagtACAAGCCTGCAGTCCTCTCAGAAACTTTCTCCCAgcatttctccagcttttccaCCCTCGTTTTCTTCACAAACACATGGCTGCAAATCCAAGTGAAAACCaagctgtttctttcacagTCAGCTCCCAAAGAAGTACTTACATGccctgtttctttgtttcccaggGCTTTCAGCTTGGGACAGTGGCTCCTCTTGCATGGAACAATTTAATCCCTTTACTTTCCGATTTCATGACCATCAGATTTCATGAGCTCTCTCTCCAGCCCCGCGATTGTCTTTCTCCGTAGCTGGCTTGTGGAGAGCTACCTGAGCAGCGCGCTACATataccagcagcactgccatgtGGCACTCCTGTGGTACTTTCATCTCCGAGGGTTCCCAAAGACTTGGCAGCCTGTGTTTCCCTGCCTGTGCACAGCCTGCTTCTTTAAAAGCTGTTCCTCCCTGCTCTCTCTTATTTCTTAATAAATGACACACGCAGCCTTGAAACAGAGAGATTCTTGGCAGGAACAGGGGTGCAAGGTTGGATTAGCGTTCTGGGAAAAGAGAGCACgctgtgggaa of the Falco cherrug isolate bFalChe1 chromosome 5, bFalChe1.pri, whole genome shotgun sequence genome contains:
- the NDUFB4 gene encoding NADH dehydrogenase [ubiquinone] 1 beta subcomplex subunit 4 yields the protein MAAGQDPPAAEPYRPSRYVSLPAELDHATYDVSPEKRRAEAERLAIRARLKRQYQLQLNNPNPPAVIENPALLRWSYARTYNIYPTFRPTPKTSFLGVVWAIVPILFWSAVFKFDRDRKEKLIREGKYERPFSVF